From Oscillatoria sp. FACHB-1407, the proteins below share one genomic window:
- a CDS encoding VOC family protein, whose amino-acid sequence MQNAVNWFEIPAVDFDRAVDFYSTVLGVEIQKADFMGEPQAFFPYEGTSVSGAIVKSDRLTPSMTGTLIYLNLTTVENLELALTRVEPNGGKVLMGKTDIGDPGFIALIQDTEGNGMGFHAFRPA is encoded by the coding sequence ATGCAGAACGCCGTGAATTGGTTTGAAATTCCTGCCGTTGACTTCGATCGCGCCGTTGACTTCTACAGCACTGTGCTGGGAGTCGAGATTCAAAAAGCAGACTTTATGGGAGAACCGCAAGCCTTCTTTCCCTACGAAGGGACGAGTGTGAGCGGTGCGATTGTGAAAAGCGATCGCCTCACTCCCTCCATGACAGGAACCTTGATCTACCTCAATCTGACAACAGTTGAGAACCTGGAACTGGCACTGACCCGCGTGGAGCCAAATGGGGGCAAGGTATTGATGGGTAAGACCGACATTGGTGACCCTGGCTTCATCGCCCTGATTCAAGACACCGAAGGCAATGGCATGGGGTTCCATGCATTCCGCCCAGCATAA
- a CDS encoding putative 2-dehydropantoate 2-reductase translates to MGLTYAILGTGALGGFYGARLQQAGAEVHFLLHSDYEHVREFGLVVDSVDGDFKLPQVNAYRRVTDMPRCDVVAIALKTTQNHLLPDLLPPVLKEDGVVLVLQNGLGVETKVASIVGSDRVIGGLCFLCSNKIAPGHIHHLDYKKIAMGEYAPDYTPVGVTQRMEAIAADFERAGIPIELASDLFLARWKKLVWNIPFNGLSVVLNATTHEMMADDHTRSLAEQLMREVLAGAAACVEAMTPGSSRSIPEEFIHTMLDHTLKMKPYRPSMKIDYDEHRPLELEAIFGNPLRAAKQAGLFLPQIATLYQQLQFLDARNRLGGSRE, encoded by the coding sequence ATGGGACTGACATACGCCATTTTAGGAACCGGGGCACTGGGTGGCTTCTACGGAGCACGACTGCAACAAGCCGGGGCAGAAGTACACTTCTTGCTGCACAGCGACTATGAGCATGTGCGGGAGTTTGGCTTAGTTGTAGATTCCGTTGATGGTGACTTCAAGTTGCCGCAGGTCAACGCTTACCGCCGTGTGACTGATATGCCCCGCTGTGATGTGGTGGCGATCGCTCTAAAAACCACTCAAAACCACCTGTTGCCCGATCTGTTGCCTCCGGTTCTCAAGGAAGATGGCGTTGTGCTGGTGTTGCAGAATGGCTTGGGGGTGGAAACCAAAGTGGCGAGCATCGTTGGCAGCGATCGCGTCATTGGAGGATTGTGTTTCCTCTGCTCTAACAAAATTGCACCAGGGCATATTCACCACCTCGACTACAAGAAGATTGCGATGGGGGAGTATGCGCCTGATTACACCCCTGTTGGTGTGACTCAGCGGATGGAGGCGATCGCGGCTGACTTTGAGCGAGCGGGAATCCCCATCGAGCTTGCTTCCGATCTGTTTCTAGCGCGGTGGAAAAAACTCGTGTGGAATATTCCCTTCAATGGCTTGTCGGTAGTGCTCAACGCCACCACCCACGAGATGATGGCAGATGACCACACGCGATCGCTGGCAGAGCAGTTGATGCGAGAAGTGTTGGCTGGAGCCGCTGCCTGCGTGGAAGCCATGACTCCCGGCAGTAGTCGCTCCATTCCAGAAGAATTCATCCACACCATGCTGGATCACACGCTGAAAATGAAGCCCTACCGCCCCAGCATGAAGATTGACTACGATGAACACCGTCCGCTAGAGCTAGAGGCCATCTTCGGCAATCCCTTGAGAGCCGCAAAACAGGCAGGGTTATTCCTGCCGCAAATTGCAACGCTCTATCAGCAACTTCAGTTTCTCGATGCTCGCAATCGTCTTGGGGGAAGTAGAGAGTAG
- a CDS encoding cysteine synthase A: MVDIKDGFVGAVGNTPLIRLNSFSDETGCEILGKAEFLNPGGSVKDRAALYIIKDAEEKGLLKPGGTVVEGTAGNTGIGLAHICNAKGYKCLIIIPDTQSQEKMDLLRTLGAEVRPVPAVPYRDPNNYVKLSGRIAEEMENAIWANQFDNLANRRSHYETTGPEIWEQTGGKVDAWVAATGTGGTYAGVALFLKEKNPDIKCVLADPMGSGLYSFAKTGTISIEGSSITEGIGNSRVTANMEGVPIDDALQVDDPTAIRVIYQLLEKEGLFMGGSVGINVGAAVALAKQLGPGHTIVTVLCDGGTRYQSRLFNREWLASKGLLPV; the protein is encoded by the coding sequence ATGGTAGACATCAAAGATGGATTTGTCGGTGCGGTTGGCAACACTCCCCTGATCCGGCTAAACAGCTTCAGTGATGAAACGGGCTGTGAAATTTTGGGAAAGGCAGAATTTTTGAATCCGGGCGGTTCTGTGAAAGATCGGGCGGCTCTCTACATTATTAAAGACGCAGAAGAGAAGGGGTTACTCAAACCGGGTGGAACGGTTGTGGAGGGCACCGCAGGCAATACGGGCATTGGCTTAGCGCACATTTGTAATGCCAAAGGTTACAAGTGCCTGATCATCATTCCCGATACCCAATCGCAGGAAAAAATGGACTTGCTGCGGACGCTGGGAGCCGAGGTGCGTCCCGTTCCCGCAGTGCCCTACCGTGACCCCAACAACTACGTCAAACTGTCCGGCAGAATTGCCGAAGAGATGGAAAACGCCATTTGGGCGAATCAGTTTGATAATCTGGCAAATCGGCGATCGCACTACGAAACCACGGGTCCCGAAATCTGGGAACAAACCGGAGGCAAAGTGGATGCCTGGGTTGCGGCAACGGGGACTGGGGGAACCTATGCCGGGGTTGCCCTATTTCTGAAAGAGAAGAATCCCGATATTAAGTGTGTGCTGGCAGACCCGATGGGCAGCGGACTCTACAGCTTTGCTAAAACGGGAACCATCAGCATTGAGGGCAGTTCCATCACGGAGGGCATTGGCAACAGTCGTGTTACCGCCAATATGGAAGGCGTGCCGATTGACGATGCGTTGCAGGTCGATGACCCCACCGCCATTCGCGTCATCTATCAACTCCTGGAGAAAGAGGGGTTGTTTATGGGCGGCTCTGTGGGCATCAACGTCGGTGCTGCCGTTGCGCTGGCGAAACAATTGGGTCCCGGACACACGATCGTCACGGTCTTGTGTGATGGGGGAACGCGCTATCAATCGCGCCTGTTTAATCGGGAGTGGTTGGCAAGCAAAGGGTTGTTGCCAGTCTAG
- a CDS encoding phytanoyl-CoA dioxygenase family protein, translating into MVMSQTTQSRHYWKNGYVVVRNVFTATEIDQLRAECDRLSAQKSLFSQHIPEAATRQNLTGATVCDRLDPVIHWSGLFRAMAHDARLCEILRDLLNDEPILFKDKLILKPPGTQGYGLHQDYAYWEKMGLPADALLTVQIAIDAANAENGAIALYPDLHQHRLPAPSGQPQDVDPTAVDQAEEVLICADPGDIVIFHSLTPHASAPNRSDTSRRTLYFIYNSSVWGDQYKAYYGDRLA; encoded by the coding sequence ATGGTGATGTCTCAAACCACTCAATCGCGCCACTACTGGAAAAACGGTTATGTTGTTGTTCGCAATGTTTTCACGGCAACCGAGATCGACCAATTGCGAGCTGAGTGCGATCGCCTGAGTGCCCAAAAGAGTTTATTTTCACAACATATTCCAGAAGCGGCTACCCGCCAAAACTTGACGGGCGCAACGGTGTGCGATCGCCTTGATCCAGTGATTCACTGGTCTGGGCTGTTTCGTGCCATGGCTCACGATGCTCGGCTATGCGAGATCTTGCGCGATTTATTGAACGACGAACCGATTTTATTTAAAGACAAACTGATTCTCAAACCCCCTGGAACTCAGGGATACGGTTTGCATCAAGACTACGCCTACTGGGAAAAAATGGGGTTGCCTGCCGATGCGTTACTGACGGTGCAGATTGCGATCGATGCAGCGAATGCAGAGAATGGAGCGATCGCCCTTTATCCCGATCTACACCAACACCGCTTACCCGCTCCATCCGGTCAGCCTCAGGATGTTGATCCGACTGCTGTTGACCAGGCGGAAGAAGTTCTCATTTGTGCCGATCCGGGTGATATTGTCATCTTTCATAGCCTGACGCCCCATGCTAGTGCCCCCAATCGCTCTGATACCTCTCGTCGGACGCTCTATTTTATCTACAACAGCTCCGTCTGGGGAGATCAATATAAGGCGTATTATGGCGATCGTCTTGCATAG